In Pseudomonas grandcourensis, the DNA window GGGCGGGCGAGACGACAACCCAGTTCCAGGCAGCGCTTTAGCAACATATCCAGAACGATCGGACCGCCATGGCCTTGCAGCTCCAGCACATCTTCGCCAGTGAACGAGTTCGGGCCGGGGAAATACAAGGCAATGCCCTGGTCCAGCACCTCGTCGTTTTCACTGAAAAACGGACCGTAGTGAGCAAATCGCGGCTTGAGCTCGCGACCGCTGAAGGCCTTGGCTGCAACGCTGGCCAACGGCCCGGAAATACGCACGATGCCTACACCGCCGCGACCTTGAGCGGTGGCGACGGCTGCAATGGTTTCACGAGGAACGCTCATAAACCGGTATCCAGACAAAAGTGACAGATAGCAAAACGCCCCACTAGGGGGCGTTTTGAGTGGTTATCCACAGTGTAAATCAGGCAGCTGCTTTGGTAGCCGCTTCGATCTTACGAGTGATGTACCACTGTTGGGCGATCGACAGGCAGTTGTTCACTACCCAGTACAGCACCAGACCAGCCGGGAACCACAGGAAGAAGAAGGTGAAGATGATTGGCATCAGCTTCATCACCTTGGCCTGCATCGGATCCGGAGGAGTCGGGTTCAACTGCTGCTGGATGAACATGGTTGCACCCATGATGATCGGCAGAATGAAGAACGGATCCTTGATCGACAGGTCAGTAATCCACAGCATGAACGGTGCCTGACGCATCTCGACGCTTTCCAGCAGAACCCAGTACAGCGAGAGGAAAACCGGCATCTGCACGAGGATTGGCAAGCAACCACCCAGCGGATTGATCTTCTCTTTCTTGTACAGCTCCATCATGGATTGCGACATTTTCTGCCGGTCATCGCCATGTTGCTCTTTCAGTGCGGCCAGTTTCGGTGCCACTGCACGCATGCGCGCCATGGATTTGTAGCTGGCAGCCGACAGCGGGAAGAAGATCCCTTTGATCAGCATGGTCAGAAAGATGATCGACCAGCCCCAGTTACCCACAATGGCGTGGATATGTTGCAGCAACCAGAAGATCGGTTGGGCGATGAACCACAGAATGCCGTAGTCGACCGTCAGTTCCAGACCTGGGGACAACTCTTTCAGCACGGCCTGGCTTTTCGGGCCGGCGTACAGAACGGCGCTGGTCTCAGCCTTGGCACCCGGTGCAACACTCATCGATGGGCCGGTATAGCCGATGATGTAGTTGCCCTTGCTGTCTTTACGGGTCTGGACGACGTTGTTTTCGCCCTTGGCCGGAATCCATGCGGTCACGAAGTAGTGCTGCAACCAGGCAACCCAACCGCCAGTGACGGTTTCTTTCAACGGCGCCTTGTCCATGTCCTTCATGGACACTTTCTTGTACGGCTCGGAACTTGTCCACAGGGCGGCGCCCAGGTAAGTCGCGGTGCCGGTAGCCGTGGTCGACGAAGGATCGGCGCTGGCGTCGCGTTTCAACTGGGCGAACATCGCACCAGTCCAAGGCTGAGCGCTCTGGTTGTCGATCAGGTAGGAAACGGTTACGTCATACAGGCCGCGTTTCAGGGTGAAACGCTTGATGTAGTTGACGCCGTCCTTGCTGAACTTCAGGTCCACGACCAATTGGTCCTGACCGTCAGCCAGCTGATAAACCTTCTTCTCCGAGGAATAAACCGGACGACCGGCCGGATTTGCATCCGGACCGTTGGTGCCGATCAGACCGCTTTGCGCCAGATAAGTACGTTCGCCGCCGTTATCGAACAGCTGGAACGGAATTTCCGGGTGATCCTGACGACGCGGATACAGCGGCAGGGTCAGCTGGGCAACATCGCCACCTTGTGGGTCGACAGCCAGGTCCAGTACATCCGTTTTGATCTGGATGAGGTCCTTGCTCACAGCCACCGGCGTTTCGGCAGGTGCGCTGGTGTCGCTTGCAGCACGTGGAATGTCGTCACTGGCGGAAGCGTTGGAGCCAGATGCCGTATCCGGCAGGCCCGATGCAGTCGTATTGGTGGCAACATTCTGAGTCGGCAGGGCAGCCTGGCCATAGTCCTGGTTCCATTTAAGAACCATAACGTAGGACACGATTGCCAGGGCGACGATCAGGATCGTGCGTTTGATATCCATGATTACTCGGCCATCGAAGAAGAACGGGAGGTAGGGATAGGTGGAACCGGGTCATAACCACCGGGATTCCACGGATGACAGCGACCTAAACGACGAAAGGTCAGCCAGCCACCGCGAAGAAGGCCATGATTTTCGATGGCTTCTAACGCGTAGCAGGAACAACTGGGGTAGAAACGACAGTGATCGGCCATCAGGGGACTAATGGCATAGCGATAAAACTGGATCGGAACGAGTGCCAGTTTACGCATCCGGACTGTCTACCCCTACAGGTTCGGTTTTGACTGCTGGTACCGGCGAACTGCGAGCCAGTCGTTTCCAGAGTTTGCCGAAATGCTGAATCAATTCGGGGTTTTCTACGTCACCCAAACCTTTGCGCGCGACGATAACAATGTCCCAGCCGACCAGAGAATCCTGGTTCAGGCGAAACGATTCGCGCATCAGACGTTTGAGGCGATTGCGCTCGACGGAGAGCTTTACGCTCTTTTTCCCGATAACCAACCCGAGACGGGGGTGATCAAGATCGTTGTTGCGCGCAAGGAGCAGGAGATTTTTCCCCGGTACCTTGCCGGTAGGGGAGTCAAAGACTGCCTTGAAATGCCGGGGGGTAAGCAGACGCTTTTCCCGACTGAAGTCCTGACTCACCTCCAGTGCCGGCTTATCAAACTGCCAGACGCGCACGACCTTTGGCGCGACGACGCGACAGAACGGCACGACCGTTCTTGGTAGCCATGCGAGCACGGAAGCCGTGGGTACGAGCGCGTTTGATAGTGCTTGGTTGGAAAGTACGTTTCATTGTCGTGTTACCTGGTTCGTCCACAACGGGCCGGAATGGCCCCCGTTTTAAGAGACCGGGGATTCTAGAGAAAGCAAGCCTTCAGGTCAATTTCCAACCAGCGTTTCCTTATAAATAGATCTCCAGAGGTTTTTTCGCCGCTTCAGCTTACGTAGATATAAAAATAAGAAAGGAAAGTATTTAAAGCTTTTCTGTAAAGCTTATAAAAGCTAGGCCCGCACCCTTCTGTGGATAACTCGATTGAGCCCTTGTTTTACCTGATGTACAGAGAATGACAACTACGGTGGAAAACAGTGTTCAGCCTGTGCTGCGCTGTCGGATAACCTGTGTGTGAAAGGTCGCTTTATCCACAGGCCGGTTATCCACCGAGTTTCGCCCCCACTTGTGCAATGACCTTAACCCCGGTTATCCACAGAGCTTATGCACAGACCACTGGTCGCCTTTTTTACGTA includes these proteins:
- the yidC gene encoding membrane protein insertase YidC produces the protein MDIKRTILIVALAIVSYVMVLKWNQDYGQAALPTQNVATNTTASGLPDTASGSNASASDDIPRAASDTSAPAETPVAVSKDLIQIKTDVLDLAVDPQGGDVAQLTLPLYPRRQDHPEIPFQLFDNGGERTYLAQSGLIGTNGPDANPAGRPVYSSEKKVYQLADGQDQLVVDLKFSKDGVNYIKRFTLKRGLYDVTVSYLIDNQSAQPWTGAMFAQLKRDASADPSSTTATGTATYLGAALWTSSEPYKKVSMKDMDKAPLKETVTGGWVAWLQHYFVTAWIPAKGENNVVQTRKDSKGNYIIGYTGPSMSVAPGAKAETSAVLYAGPKSQAVLKELSPGLELTVDYGILWFIAQPIFWLLQHIHAIVGNWGWSIIFLTMLIKGIFFPLSAASYKSMARMRAVAPKLAALKEQHGDDRQKMSQSMMELYKKEKINPLGGCLPILVQMPVFLSLYWVLLESVEMRQAPFMLWITDLSIKDPFFILPIIMGATMFIQQQLNPTPPDPMQAKVMKLMPIIFTFFFLWFPAGLVLYWVVNNCLSIAQQWYITRKIEAATKAAA
- the yidD gene encoding membrane protein insertion efficiency factor YidD, yielding MRKLALVPIQFYRYAISPLMADHCRFYPSCSCYALEAIENHGLLRGGWLTFRRLGRCHPWNPGGYDPVPPIPTSRSSSMAE
- the rnpA gene encoding ribonuclease P protein component, which codes for MSQDFSREKRLLTPRHFKAVFDSPTGKVPGKNLLLLARNNDLDHPRLGLVIGKKSVKLSVERNRLKRLMRESFRLNQDSLVGWDIVIVARKGLGDVENPELIQHFGKLWKRLARSSPVPAVKTEPVGVDSPDA
- the rpmH gene encoding 50S ribosomal protein L34, with translation MKRTFQPSTIKRARTHGFRARMATKNGRAVLSRRRAKGRARLAV